The following proteins are encoded in a genomic region of Peromyscus maniculatus bairdii isolate BWxNUB_F1_BW_parent chromosome 12, HU_Pman_BW_mat_3.1, whole genome shotgun sequence:
- the Son gene encoding protein SON isoform X3, translating to MAADIEQVFRSFVVSKFREIQQELSSGRSEGQLNGETNAPIEGSQAGDTAASTRSLPNEEIVQKIEEVLSGVLDTELRYKPDLKEASRKSRCVSVQTDPTDEVPTKKSKKHKKHKNKKKKKKKEKEKKYKRQPEEPESKLKSHHDGSVDLESDSFLKFDSESSAMALEHPVRAFGFSEASETPLVLEPPVGSVEVQESHMLETPKPAPQPAELSFGSAPVISEQSEQPESVMMEPSPTKILDSFAAAAALKSPEPVVTMSVEYQKSVLKSSWETTAPELSKTTPVELPVAKVLEPSETLMIVSETPPEVHPEPSTSTMDFPESSTTDALRLPEQPAEAPSEMADSSLTRPQESLELPKSTAVELQESSVASALELPGPPATSMLELQGPPATPVLELPGPSAAPVPELSGPLSTPVPELPGPPATVVPELPGPSVTPVPPLLQELPGPPAPSVGLEPPQEVPEPPVMAQEMPGVPAVSAAVELTGQPAVTVAMELTEQPVTTTEFEHPVAMTTVEHPGHPEVTTATGLLGQPEAAMVLELPGQPVATTALELSGQPSVTGVSELSGLPSATGALELSGQPVATGALELPGQLMATGALEFSGQSGAAGALELLGQPLATGVLELPGQPGAPELPGQPVATVALEISVQSVVTTSELSTMTVSQSLEVPSTTALESYNTVAQELPTTLVGETSVTVGVDPLMAQESHMLASNTMESHMLASNTMDSQMLASNTMDSQMLASNTMDSQMLASSTMDSQMLASSTMDSQMLATSSMDSQMLATSSMDSQMLATSSMDSQMLATSSMDSQMLATSSMDSQMLATSSMDSQMLATSSMDSQMLATSSMDSQMLATSSMDSQMLASGAMDSQMLASGTMDAQMLASGTMDAQMLASSTQDSAMMGSKSPDPYRLAQDPYRLAQDPYRLGHDPYRLGHDAYRLGQDPYRLGHDPYRLTPDPYRMSPRPYRIAPRSYRIAPRPYRLAPRPLMLASRRSMMMSYAAERSMMSSYERSMMSYERSMMSPMAERSMMSAYERSMMSAYERSMMSPMAERSMMSAYERSMMSAYERSMMSPMADRSMMSMGADRSMMSSYSAADRSMMSSYSAADRSMMSSYTDRSMMSMAADSYTDSYTDSYTEAYMVPPLPPEEPPTMPPLPPEEPPMTPPLPPEEPPEGSALSAEQSVLTADNTWPTEVTLPTEESVAQPEPPVSQSEISEPLAVPASYSVSESETSMLASEAVMTVAEPAQEPESSVLSAPVESAVVAEHEMVTERPVTYMVSEATMSAEPAVLSEPSAMSETSETYDSMRPSGHAIAEVSMSLLEPAVTISQPAESSLELQSMAVPAPPTMTAPESPAVAVPELPPVADPEPPVMVVPETPTVAVPELAAVAAPEPPAMTTPELSSMPVSEPPVAVPELPALADPEHATTAGSGVSSLEPSVPVLEPAVSVLQPVMVVSEPCVPVQEPTVAISEPAVTVLEHTQIISPEMALESSPTVVESSVLSSHVMKGMNLLSGDPSLGPEVGVQEIMLHAGEEPHDGGHLKNDLYENEYDRNAELAINSHFIAKDVEHNTVCAAAIGPVGETSEEKVLPVIETKEVTELDTCPAVSEADVGRSLSSQLALEPDTMGTNKGLEFVTASVPSLDSKYDVEISLTTQDTEHDMVISTSPSGGSEADIEGPLPAKDIHLDLPSTNLVCKDTEDSLPIKDSDQTVAVAPSPKESSEDKEVPLPNKETVPDSVYPASIDEINEADLVRPLLPKDMERLTSLRAGIEGPLLASESERDKLAASPVVISIPERASESSSEEKDDYEIFVKVKDTHEKSKKNKNRDKGEKEKKRDSSLRSRSKRSKSSEHKSRKRTSESRSRARKRSSKSKSHRSQTRSRSRSRRRRRSSRSRSKSRGRRSVSKEKRKRSPKHRSKSRERKRKRSSSRDNRKTVRARSRTPSRRSRSHTPSRRRRSRSVGRRRSFSISPSRRSRTPSRRSRTPSRRSRTPSRRSRTPSRRSRTPSRRSRTPSRRRRSRSVVRRRSFSISPVRLRRSRTPLRRRFSRSPIRRKRSRSSERGRSPKRLTDLDKAQLLEIAKANAAAMCAKAGVPLPPNLKPAPPPTIEEKVAKKSGGATIEELTEKCKQIAQSKEDDDVIVNKPHVSDEEEEEPPFYHHPFKLSEPKPIFFNLNIAAAKPTPPKSQVTLTKEFPVSSGSQHRKKEADSVYGEWVPVEKNGEENKDDDNVFSSSLPSEGRVKRQGRVKRQMKQPAASHLTVTRCNSLCGTKPQSEKHRIAEKSVITSLPNIGPSMHLWEGSPRYNYLASRFASRLYSSRFWW from the exons ATGGCGGCCGACATCGAGCAGGTTTTTAGGTCTTTCGTGGTCAGTAAATTCCGGGAAATACAACAGGAGCTTTCCAG CGGAAGGAGTGAAGGCCAGCTGAATGGGGAAACAAACGCACCtattgaaggaagccaggcaggtgACACAGCCGCCTCGACGCGGAGTCTCCCAAACGAAGAGATCGTGCAGAAGATAGAGGAAGTCCTTTCTGGGGTCCTAGACACAGAACTGCGATACAAGCCAG ACTTGAAGGAGGCCTCCAGAAAAAGTAGATGTGTGTCTGTACAAACAGATCCTACTGATGAAGTTCCCACCAAAAAGTCAAAGAAGCATaaaaagcacaaaaacaaaaagaagaaaaagaagaaagaaaaggaaaaaaaatacaaaaggcaACCAGAAGAACCTGAGTCCAAGTTGAAATCTCATCACGATGGGAGTGTTGATCTAGAATCTGATTCCTTTTTAAAGTTTGATTCTGAATCTTCAGCAATGGCACTGGAACATCCTGTAAGAGCATTTGGCTTTTCTGAGGCCAGTGAAACCCCTCTAGTGCTGGAACCTCCAGTAGGATCGGTGGAGGTTCAGGAGTCACATATGTTAGAGACTCCAAAGCCTGCTCCCCAGCCTGCAGAACTGTCCTTTGGATCTGCACCAGTCATCTCAGAGCAGTCTGAGCAGCCTGAGTCAGTAATGATGGAACCGTCCCCAACCAAGATTCTGGATTCCTTTGCAGCTGCAGCAGCGCTGAAGTCACCTGAGCCCGTTGTAACAATGTCAGTGGAGTATCAGAAGTCTGTGCTCAAGTCTTCTTGGGAGACTACGGCTCCAGAGCTATCAAAGACCACGCCGGTAGAGCTTCCCGTAGCAAAAGTGCTTGAGCCGTCAGAAACCCTCATGATAGTATCAGAGACACCCCCTGAGGTGCACCCTGAACCAAGCACATCAACAATGGATTTTCCAGAGTCATCTACAACTGATGCACTAAGATTGCCAGAGCAGCCTGCAGAAGCACCATCGGAGATGGCAGATTCATCCTTGACAAGACCTCAGGAGTCACTGGAGCTGCCGAAGAGCACAGCGGTGGAGCTGCAGGAGTCGTCGGTGGCCTCAGCCCTGGAGTTGCCGGGGCCACCTGCGACCTCCATGCTGGAGTTGCAGGGGCCCCCTGCGACTCCAGTGCTGGAGTTGCCTGGGCCCTCTGCCGCCCCAGTGCCAGAGTTGTCAGGGCCCCTTTCTACCCCAGTGCCTGAGTTGCCAGGGCCCCCTGCCACAGTAGTGCCTGAGTTGCCGGGGCCCTCTGTGACACCAGTGCCACCATTGTTGCAGGAATTGCCAGGGCCTCCAGCGCCATCCGTGGGGTTGGAGCCACCACAGGAGGTACCAGAGCCACCTGTGATGGCACAGGAGATGCCAGGGGTGCCTGCAGTTTCAGCGGCAGTAGAATTGACAGGGCAACCTGCAGTAACAGTAGCAATGGAGTTGACCGAACAACCTGTGACGACGACAGAGTTCGAGCATCCTGTGGCGATGACGACGGTGGAACATCCTGGGCATCCTGAGGTGACAACAGCGACAGGGTTGCTGGGGCAGCCGGAGGCAGCGATGGTGCTGGAGTTGCCAGGACAGCCAGTGGCAACCACAGCTCTGGAGTTGTCTGGGCAGCCTTCAGTGACTGGGGTGTCAGAGTTGTCAGGGCTGCCTTCGGCAACTGGGGCACTGGAGTTGTCAGGGCAGCCCGTGGCAACTGGGGCACTGGAGTTGCCTGGGCAGCTTATGGCAACTGGGGCACTGGAGTTCTCGGGGCAGTCTGGGGCAGCTGGAGCACTGGAGCTTTTGGGGCAGCCCCTGGCAACAGGGGTGCTGGAGTTACCAGGGCAGCCTGGGGCGCCAGAGTTGCCTGGGCAGCCCGTGGCAACTGTGGCGCTGGAGATCTCTGTTCAGTCCGTGGTGACAACATCGGAGCTGTCAACGATGACCGTGTCGCAGTCTCTGGAGGTGCCCTCGACGACAGCGCTGGAATCCTATAATACGGTAGCACAGGAGCTGCCTACTACACTGGTGGGGGAGACTTCTGTAACAGTAGGAGTGGATCCCTTGATGGCCCAAGAATCCCATATGTTAGCTTCTAACACCATGGAGAGCCATATGTTAGCATCCAACACCATGGACTCCCAAATGCTAGCATCCAACACTATGGATTCTCAGATGCTAGCATCCAATACCATGGATTCCCAGATGTTAGCGTCTAGCACCATGGACTCCCAGATGTTAGCCTCTAGCACTATGGACTCCCAGATGTTAGCAACTAGCTCCATGGACTCCCAGATGTTAGCGACTAGTTCCATGGACTCCCAAATGTTAGCAACCAGCTCTATGGACTCCCAGATGTTAGCAACCAGCTCTATGGACTCCCAGATGTTAGCAACCAGCAGTATGGACTCCCAGATGTTAGCAACCAGCTCCATGGACTCCCAGATGTTAGCAACCAGCTCCATGGACTCCCAGATGTTAGCAACCAGCAGTATGGACTCCCAGATGTTAGCCACCAGTTCCATGGACTCCCAGATGTTAGCATCTGGTGCTATGGATTCTCAAATGCTAGCTTCTGGCACCATGGATGCTCAGATGTTAGCATCTGGTACTATGGATGCCCAAATGTTAGCATCTAGTACCCAAGATTCTGCTATGATGGGTTCAAAATCTCCTGATCCTTATAGGTTAGCTCAGGATCCTTACAGATTAGCTCAGGATCCCTATAGGTTGGGTCATGACCCCTATAGGTTAGGCCATGATGCTTATAGGTTAGGACAGGACCCCTATAGATTAGGCCATGATCCCTACAGACTAACTCCTGATCCCTATAGGATGTCACCTAGACCCTACAGAATAGCACCCAGGTCCTATAGAATAGCACCTAGGCCATACAGGTTAGCACCTAGACCCTTGATGTTAGCATCTAGACGCTCTATGATGATGTCCTATGCTGCAGAACGTTCCATGATGTCATCTTATGAGCGCTCTATGATGTCTTATGAACGCTCTATGATGTCTCCGATGGCTGAACGCTCAATGATGTCAGCCTATGAGCGCTCTATGATGTCAGCTTACGAGCGCTCCATGATGTCACCTATGGCTGAGCGTTCTATGATGTCAGCTTATGAACGCTCTATGATGTCAGCTTACGAGCGCTCCATGATGTCCCCTATGGCTGATCGATCTATGATGTCCATGGGTGCCGACCGGTCTATGATGTCATCGTACTCTGCAGCTGACCGGTCTATGATGTCATCGTACTCTGCAGCTGACCGATCTATGATGTCATCTTACACTGATCGATCAATGATGTCTATGGCAGCTGATTCTTATACTGATTCTTACACTGACTCCTATACGGAGGCATATATGGTGCCTCCTTTGCCTCCTGAAGAGCCCCCAACAATGCCACCATTGCCACCTGAGGAACCACCAATGACACCACCATTGCCTCCTGAGGAACCACCAGAGGGTTCAGCATTATCTGCCGAGCAATCGGTATTAACAGCTGACAATACTTGGCCTACAGAGGTAACATTACCTACTGAAGAATCTGTAGCACAGCCTGAGCCTCCTGTGAGTCAAAGTGAGATTTCAGAGCCTTTGGCAGTACCTGCTAGTTATTCAGTGTCAGAATCAGAGACTTCAATGTTAGCATCAGAGGCTGTTATGACTGTTGCAGAACCTGCACAAGAGCCAGAATCTTCAGTCCTATCAGCACCAGTTGAGTCTGCTGTAGTAGCAGAACATGAAATGGTTACAGAGAGACCAGTGACTTACATGGTTTCTGAGGCTACCATGTCAGCTGAACCAGCTGTGTTATCAGAGCCTTCTGCTATGTCGGAGACATCAGAAACATACGATTCCATGCGGCCATCAGGACATGCTATAGCGGAGGTGTCTATGTCCCTCCTGGAGCCAGCAGTAACCATTTCACAGCCAGCAGAGAGCAGTCTGGAGCTGCAATCCATGGCTGTCCCAGCACCTCCCACTATGACTGCCCCAGAATCTCCTGCTGTTGCCGTCCCAGAACTTCCTCCTGTGGCTGACCCAGAACCTCCCGTTATGGTTGTTCCAGAAACCCCCACTGTGGCTGTTCCAGAACTTGCTGCTGTGGCTGCCCCAGAGCCTCCTGCTATGACTACTCCAGAGCTTTCCTCCATGCCTGTCTCAGAACCTCCTGTGGCTGTCCCGGAGCTCCCAGCTTTGGCTGACCCAGAGCATGCTACAACTGCAGGGTCAGGTGTTTCTTCCCTGGAGCCTTCTGTGCCTGTCTTGGAACCAGCAGTATCAGTCCTTCAACCTGTTATGGTTGTTTCAGAACCATGTGTTCCTGTCCAGGAACCTACTGTGGCAATTTCAGAACCTGCTGTCACAGTTTTGGAGCATACTCAAATAATATCACCTGAGATGGCTTTAGAGTCTTCACCAACAGTAGTGGAGTCCAGTGTACTGTCATCACATGTTATGAAAGGAATGAATTTACTTTCTGGGGATCCAAGTCTTGGTCCAGAGGTTGGCGTGCAGGAGATTATGTTGCATGCAGGTGAAGAGCCACATGATGGAGGACACTTGAAAAATGACTTGTATGAAAATGAATATGATAGAAATGCAGAACTTGCTATAAACAGTCATTTCATTGCTAAAGATGTGGAGCATAATACAGTGTGTGCTGCTGCCATTGGTCCTGTTGGTGAAACAAGTGAAGAGAAAGTTTTGCCCGTCATCGAGACAAAGGAAGTCACAGAATTGGATACCTGTCCTGCTGTTAGTGAAGCTGATGTAGGAAGAAGTCTGTCTTCCCAACTTGCTCTGGAACCAGACACAATGGGAACTAATAAGGGGTTGGAATTTGTCACAGCGTCTGTTCCCAGTTTAGATAGTAAATATGATGTTGAAATATCTTTAACTACTCAAGATACTGAACATGACATGGTGATTTCCACCAGCCCCAGTGGTGGCAGTGAAGCTGACATAGAGGGACCTTTGCCTGCTAAAGACATTCACCTTGATTTGCCATCTACAAATCTTGTTTGTAAGGATACAGAAGACTCGTTACCTATAAAAGACAGTGACCAGACAGTAGCAGTTGCTCCTAGCCCTAAAGAAAGCAGTGAAGATAAAGAAGTACCTCTTCCCAATAAAGAAACAGTTCCTGATTCAGTATATCCTGCCAGCATTGATGAGATTAATGAAGCTGACTTAGTGAGACCATTACTTCCTAAGGACATGGAACGTCTTACAAGCCTTAGAGCTGGCATTGAAGGACCTTTACTTGCAAGTGAAAGTGAACGGGACAAATTGGCTGCCAGTCCAGTTGTAATTAGTATACCAGAAAGAGCTTCAGAGTCTTCTTCAGAGGAAAAGGATGATTATGAAATTTTTGTAAAAGTTAAGGACACACatgaaaaaagcaagaaaaataaaaaccgtGACAAAggtgaaaaagagaagaaaagggactcTTCATTAAGGTCTCGGAGTAAGCGTTCCAAGTCTTCTGAACATAAGTCACGCAAGCGTACCAGTGAGTCTCGTTCTAGAGCAAGGAAGAGGTCATCTAAGTCCAAGTCTCATCGTTCTCAGACACGTTCACGGTCACGTTCAAGACGCAGGAGAAGGAGTAGCAGATCAAGATCTAAGTCTAGAGGACGACGGTCTGTATCAAAAGAGAAGCGCAAGAGATCTCCAAAGCACAGATCCAAgtccagagaaaggaagaggaaaagatcaAGTTCCCGGGACAACCGGAAAACAGTTCGAGCTCGGAGTCGAACTCCAAGTCGGCGGAGTAGGAGTCACACTCCTAGTCGGCGGAGAAGGTCTAGATCTGTTGGTAGAAGGAGGAGTTTCAGCATTTCCCCGAGCCGCAGGAGCCGCACCCCCAGCCGCAGGAGCCGTACCCCCAGCCGCAGGAGCCGCACCCCCAGCCGCAGGAGCCGAACCCCAAGCCGCAGGAGCCGAACCCCGAGCCGCAGGAGCCGAACTCCGAGCCGCAGGAGAAGATCAAGATCTGTGGTAAGAAGACGAAGCTTCAGTATATCGCCAGTCAGATTAAGGCGATCAAGAACACCTTTGAGAAGAAGGTTTAGTAGATCTCCCATTCGTCGTAAAAGatccaggtcttctgaaagaggcAGATCACCCAAACGTCTAACAGATTTGG ATAAGGCTCAATTACTTGAAATAGCCAAAGCTAATGCAGCTGCCATGTGTGCTAAGGCTGGTGTTCCTTTACCACCAAACCTAAAGCCTGCACCTCCACCtacaatagaagagaaagttgctAAAAAGTCTGGAGGAGCTACCATAGAAGAACTAACTGAG aAATGCAAACAGATTGCACAGAGTAAAGAAGATGATGATGTAATAGTGAATAAACCTCATGTTtcggatgaagaggaagaagaacctCCTTTTTATCATCATCCCTTTAAACTCAGTGAACCCAAGCCCATTTTTTTCAATCTGAAT ATTGCTGCAGCAAAGCCAACTCCACCAAAGAGCCAAGTAACATTAACAAAGGAATTTCCTGTGTCATCTGGATCTCAGCATCGGAAAAAAGAAGCCGATAGTGTTTATGGAGAGTGGGTTCCTGTAGAGAAAAACGGCGAAGAAAACAAAGATGATGATAATGTGTTCAGCAGCAGCTTGCCCTCAGAG GGCCGGGTTAAACGGCAGGGCCGGGTTAAACGACAGATGAAACAACCCGCAGCTTCTCATTTGACAGTAACTCGATGCAATTCACTTTGTGGAACGAAGCCACAAAGTGAAAAGCATCGAATTGCAGAGAAAAGTGTTATCACATCCCTACCCAACATTGGGCCCTCCATGCACTTGTGGGAAGGTAGCCCAAGGTACAACTATTTAGCTTCCCGTTTTGCTTCAAGGCTCTATAGCTCTAGATTTTGGTGGTAG